One window from the genome of Rhinolophus ferrumequinum isolate MPI-CBG mRhiFer1 chromosome 22, mRhiFer1_v1.p, whole genome shotgun sequence encodes:
- the GABPB2 gene encoding GA-binding protein subunit beta-2 isoform X1 has protein sequence MSLVDLGKRLLEAARKGQDDEVRTLMANGAPFTTDWLGTSPLHLAAQYGHYSTAEVLLRAGVSRDARTKVDRTPLHMAAADGHAHIVELLVRVKQDLWRNGADVNAKDMLKMTALHWATEHHHRDVVELLIKYGADVHALSKFDKSAFDIALEKNDAEILVVLQEAMQNQVNANPDRANPVTMATPFIFTSGEVVSLASLVSSANTKTTSGDPHASSAVHFSHSTTSVLATLAALAEASAPLSNSHRATANSEEVIEGNSVDSSIQQVVGSGGQRVITIVTDGVPLGNIQTAIPTGGIGQPFIVTMQDGQQVLTVPAGQVAEETVIEEEEEAAAEKLPLTKKPRIEEMTDSVEESKEGTERELLQQQLQEANRRAQEYRHQLLKKEREAEQYRLKLEAMARQQPNGVGFAVVEEVAEVDAVVVTEGDLEERETAVTGAGGTPGPHTGVSMETVSS, from the exons ATGTCTTTGGTGGACTTGGGGAAGAGGTTGCTAGAAGCAGCAAGAAAAGGCCAAGATGATGAAGTGAGAACATTGATGGCAAATGGTGCCCCATTCACCACAGACTGG CTTGGAACATCACCCCTCCACCTGGCAGCCCAGTACGGTCACTATTCCACAGCAGAGGTGCTCCTTCGAGCGGGCGTTAGCAGGGATGCCCGGACCAAAGTGGACAGGACCCCCCTGCACATGGCTGCAGCTGACGGCCATGCACACATCGTGGAGCTGCTTGTCAGGGTAAAGCAAGACTTGTGGCGG AATGGTGCCGACGTGAATGCCAAGGACATGTTGAAGATGACAGCTTTGCACTGGGCCACAGAGCACCACCATCGCGATGTTGTAGAGCTACTTATCAAATATGGAGCCGACGTCCATGCTCTTAGCAAGTTTGATAAATCTGCCTTTGACATAGCCCTGGAGAAGAACGATGCTGAGATTCTGGTCGTCCTTCAG gaagCAATGCAGAACCAGGTGAATGCTAATCCCGACAGAGCCAACCCCGTGACCATGGCTACCCCGTTCATCTTCACGTCGGGAGAAGTCGTCAGCCTTGCCAGCCTCGTTTCTTCAGCCAACACCAAGACAACCTCAG GTGACCCCCATGCCTCCTCAGCAGTGCACTTCTCACATTCTACCACCTCAGTGCTGGCCACCCTTGCAGCTCTTGCTGAGGCATCAGCCCCCCTCTCCAACTCACACAGAGCCACAG CGAATTCAGAGGAAGTCATAGAGGGAAATTCAGTTGACTCGTCCATCCAACAAGTGGTGGGGAGTGGAGGCCAGAGGGTCATCACCATAGTGACCGATGGCGTCCCTCTGGGTAACATCCAAACTGCTATACCTACTGGAGGCATTGGCCAGCCCTTTATTGTAACCATGCAAGATGGACAGCAAG TTCTAACTGTGCCTGCTGGTCAGGTTGCAGAGGAGACTGTAattgaagaagaagaggaagcagCCGCAGAGAAGTTGCCACTGACTAAGAAACCCAGGATAGAAGAGATGACAGACAGTGTGGAGGAAAGCAAG GAAGGCACGGAAAGAGAGCTActccagcagcagctccaggaggCCAATCGGAGAGCCCAGGAATACCGACACCAGCTGTTGAAGAAGGAGCGGGAGGCGGAGCAGTACCGCCTCAAGCTGGAGGCCATGGCGCGGCAGCAGCCCAATGGCGTTGGCTTCGCCGTGGTTGAAGAGGTGGCCGAGGTGGACGCTGTAGTTGTCACTGAGGGGGacctggaagagagagagacgGCAGTGACTGGGGCAGGGGGCACCCCCGGGCCTCATACTGGGGTTTCCATGGAAACTGTTTCATCTTAA
- the GABPB2 gene encoding GA-binding protein subunit beta-2 isoform X3 encodes MSLVDLGKRLLEAARKGQDDEVRTLMANGAPFTTDWLGTSPLHLAAQYGHYSTAEVLLRAGVSRDARTKVDRTPLHMAAADGHAHIVELLVRVKQDLWRNGADVNAKDMLKMTALHWATEHHHRDVVELLIKYGADVHALSKFDKSAFDIALEKNDAEILVVLQEAMQNQVNANPDRANPVTMATPFIFTSGEVVSLASLVSSANTKTTSANSEEVIEGNSVDSSIQQVVGSGGQRVITIVTDGVPLGNIQTAIPTGGIGQPFIVTMQDGQQVLTVPAGQVAEETVIEEEEEAAAEKLPLTKKPRIEEMTDSVEESKEGTERELLQQQLQEANRRAQEYRHQLLKKEREAEQYRLKLEAMARQQPNGVGFAVVEEVAEVDAVVVTEGDLEERETAVTGAGGTPGPHTGVSMETVSS; translated from the exons ATGTCTTTGGTGGACTTGGGGAAGAGGTTGCTAGAAGCAGCAAGAAAAGGCCAAGATGATGAAGTGAGAACATTGATGGCAAATGGTGCCCCATTCACCACAGACTGG CTTGGAACATCACCCCTCCACCTGGCAGCCCAGTACGGTCACTATTCCACAGCAGAGGTGCTCCTTCGAGCGGGCGTTAGCAGGGATGCCCGGACCAAAGTGGACAGGACCCCCCTGCACATGGCTGCAGCTGACGGCCATGCACACATCGTGGAGCTGCTTGTCAGGGTAAAGCAAGACTTGTGGCGG AATGGTGCCGACGTGAATGCCAAGGACATGTTGAAGATGACAGCTTTGCACTGGGCCACAGAGCACCACCATCGCGATGTTGTAGAGCTACTTATCAAATATGGAGCCGACGTCCATGCTCTTAGCAAGTTTGATAAATCTGCCTTTGACATAGCCCTGGAGAAGAACGATGCTGAGATTCTGGTCGTCCTTCAG gaagCAATGCAGAACCAGGTGAATGCTAATCCCGACAGAGCCAACCCCGTGACCATGGCTACCCCGTTCATCTTCACGTCGGGAGAAGTCGTCAGCCTTGCCAGCCTCGTTTCTTCAGCCAACACCAAGACAACCTCAG CGAATTCAGAGGAAGTCATAGAGGGAAATTCAGTTGACTCGTCCATCCAACAAGTGGTGGGGAGTGGAGGCCAGAGGGTCATCACCATAGTGACCGATGGCGTCCCTCTGGGTAACATCCAAACTGCTATACCTACTGGAGGCATTGGCCAGCCCTTTATTGTAACCATGCAAGATGGACAGCAAG TTCTAACTGTGCCTGCTGGTCAGGTTGCAGAGGAGACTGTAattgaagaagaagaggaagcagCCGCAGAGAAGTTGCCACTGACTAAGAAACCCAGGATAGAAGAGATGACAGACAGTGTGGAGGAAAGCAAG GAAGGCACGGAAAGAGAGCTActccagcagcagctccaggaggCCAATCGGAGAGCCCAGGAATACCGACACCAGCTGTTGAAGAAGGAGCGGGAGGCGGAGCAGTACCGCCTCAAGCTGGAGGCCATGGCGCGGCAGCAGCCCAATGGCGTTGGCTTCGCCGTGGTTGAAGAGGTGGCCGAGGTGGACGCTGTAGTTGTCACTGAGGGGGacctggaagagagagagacgGCAGTGACTGGGGCAGGGGGCACCCCCGGGCCTCATACTGGGGTTTCCATGGAAACTGTTTCATCTTAA
- the GABPB2 gene encoding GA-binding protein subunit beta-2 isoform X2 — MSLVDLGKRLLEAARKGQDDEVRTLMANGAPFTTDWLGTSPLHLAAQYGHYSTAEVLLRAGVSRDARTKVDRTPLHMAAADGHAHIVELLVRNGADVNAKDMLKMTALHWATEHHHRDVVELLIKYGADVHALSKFDKSAFDIALEKNDAEILVVLQEAMQNQVNANPDRANPVTMATPFIFTSGEVVSLASLVSSANTKTTSGDPHASSAVHFSHSTTSVLATLAALAEASAPLSNSHRATANSEEVIEGNSVDSSIQQVVGSGGQRVITIVTDGVPLGNIQTAIPTGGIGQPFIVTMQDGQQVLTVPAGQVAEETVIEEEEEAAAEKLPLTKKPRIEEMTDSVEESKEGTERELLQQQLQEANRRAQEYRHQLLKKEREAEQYRLKLEAMARQQPNGVGFAVVEEVAEVDAVVVTEGDLEERETAVTGAGGTPGPHTGVSMETVSS; from the exons ATGTCTTTGGTGGACTTGGGGAAGAGGTTGCTAGAAGCAGCAAGAAAAGGCCAAGATGATGAAGTGAGAACATTGATGGCAAATGGTGCCCCATTCACCACAGACTGG CTTGGAACATCACCCCTCCACCTGGCAGCCCAGTACGGTCACTATTCCACAGCAGAGGTGCTCCTTCGAGCGGGCGTTAGCAGGGATGCCCGGACCAAAGTGGACAGGACCCCCCTGCACATGGCTGCAGCTGACGGCCATGCACACATCGTGGAGCTGCTTGTCAGG AATGGTGCCGACGTGAATGCCAAGGACATGTTGAAGATGACAGCTTTGCACTGGGCCACAGAGCACCACCATCGCGATGTTGTAGAGCTACTTATCAAATATGGAGCCGACGTCCATGCTCTTAGCAAGTTTGATAAATCTGCCTTTGACATAGCCCTGGAGAAGAACGATGCTGAGATTCTGGTCGTCCTTCAG gaagCAATGCAGAACCAGGTGAATGCTAATCCCGACAGAGCCAACCCCGTGACCATGGCTACCCCGTTCATCTTCACGTCGGGAGAAGTCGTCAGCCTTGCCAGCCTCGTTTCTTCAGCCAACACCAAGACAACCTCAG GTGACCCCCATGCCTCCTCAGCAGTGCACTTCTCACATTCTACCACCTCAGTGCTGGCCACCCTTGCAGCTCTTGCTGAGGCATCAGCCCCCCTCTCCAACTCACACAGAGCCACAG CGAATTCAGAGGAAGTCATAGAGGGAAATTCAGTTGACTCGTCCATCCAACAAGTGGTGGGGAGTGGAGGCCAGAGGGTCATCACCATAGTGACCGATGGCGTCCCTCTGGGTAACATCCAAACTGCTATACCTACTGGAGGCATTGGCCAGCCCTTTATTGTAACCATGCAAGATGGACAGCAAG TTCTAACTGTGCCTGCTGGTCAGGTTGCAGAGGAGACTGTAattgaagaagaagaggaagcagCCGCAGAGAAGTTGCCACTGACTAAGAAACCCAGGATAGAAGAGATGACAGACAGTGTGGAGGAAAGCAAG GAAGGCACGGAAAGAGAGCTActccagcagcagctccaggaggCCAATCGGAGAGCCCAGGAATACCGACACCAGCTGTTGAAGAAGGAGCGGGAGGCGGAGCAGTACCGCCTCAAGCTGGAGGCCATGGCGCGGCAGCAGCCCAATGGCGTTGGCTTCGCCGTGGTTGAAGAGGTGGCCGAGGTGGACGCTGTAGTTGTCACTGAGGGGGacctggaagagagagagacgGCAGTGACTGGGGCAGGGGGCACCCCCGGGCCTCATACTGGGGTTTCCATGGAAACTGTTTCATCTTAA
- the GABPB2 gene encoding GA-binding protein subunit beta-2 isoform X4 — protein sequence MSLVDLGKRLLEAARKGQDDEVRTLMANGAPFTTDWLGTSPLHLAAQYGHYSTAEVLLRAGVSRDARTKVDRTPLHMAAADGHAHIVELLVRNGADVNAKDMLKMTALHWATEHHHRDVVELLIKYGADVHALSKFDKSAFDIALEKNDAEILVVLQEAMQNQVNANPDRANPVTMATPFIFTSGEVVSLASLVSSANTKTTSANSEEVIEGNSVDSSIQQVVGSGGQRVITIVTDGVPLGNIQTAIPTGGIGQPFIVTMQDGQQVLTVPAGQVAEETVIEEEEEAAAEKLPLTKKPRIEEMTDSVEESKEGTERELLQQQLQEANRRAQEYRHQLLKKEREAEQYRLKLEAMARQQPNGVGFAVVEEVAEVDAVVVTEGDLEERETAVTGAGGTPGPHTGVSMETVSS from the exons ATGTCTTTGGTGGACTTGGGGAAGAGGTTGCTAGAAGCAGCAAGAAAAGGCCAAGATGATGAAGTGAGAACATTGATGGCAAATGGTGCCCCATTCACCACAGACTGG CTTGGAACATCACCCCTCCACCTGGCAGCCCAGTACGGTCACTATTCCACAGCAGAGGTGCTCCTTCGAGCGGGCGTTAGCAGGGATGCCCGGACCAAAGTGGACAGGACCCCCCTGCACATGGCTGCAGCTGACGGCCATGCACACATCGTGGAGCTGCTTGTCAGG AATGGTGCCGACGTGAATGCCAAGGACATGTTGAAGATGACAGCTTTGCACTGGGCCACAGAGCACCACCATCGCGATGTTGTAGAGCTACTTATCAAATATGGAGCCGACGTCCATGCTCTTAGCAAGTTTGATAAATCTGCCTTTGACATAGCCCTGGAGAAGAACGATGCTGAGATTCTGGTCGTCCTTCAG gaagCAATGCAGAACCAGGTGAATGCTAATCCCGACAGAGCCAACCCCGTGACCATGGCTACCCCGTTCATCTTCACGTCGGGAGAAGTCGTCAGCCTTGCCAGCCTCGTTTCTTCAGCCAACACCAAGACAACCTCAG CGAATTCAGAGGAAGTCATAGAGGGAAATTCAGTTGACTCGTCCATCCAACAAGTGGTGGGGAGTGGAGGCCAGAGGGTCATCACCATAGTGACCGATGGCGTCCCTCTGGGTAACATCCAAACTGCTATACCTACTGGAGGCATTGGCCAGCCCTTTATTGTAACCATGCAAGATGGACAGCAAG TTCTAACTGTGCCTGCTGGTCAGGTTGCAGAGGAGACTGTAattgaagaagaagaggaagcagCCGCAGAGAAGTTGCCACTGACTAAGAAACCCAGGATAGAAGAGATGACAGACAGTGTGGAGGAAAGCAAG GAAGGCACGGAAAGAGAGCTActccagcagcagctccaggaggCCAATCGGAGAGCCCAGGAATACCGACACCAGCTGTTGAAGAAGGAGCGGGAGGCGGAGCAGTACCGCCTCAAGCTGGAGGCCATGGCGCGGCAGCAGCCCAATGGCGTTGGCTTCGCCGTGGTTGAAGAGGTGGCCGAGGTGGACGCTGTAGTTGTCACTGAGGGGGacctggaagagagagagacgGCAGTGACTGGGGCAGGGGGCACCCCCGGGCCTCATACTGGGGTTTCCATGGAAACTGTTTCATCTTAA